A single genomic interval of Lathyrus oleraceus cultivar Zhongwan6 chromosome 7, CAAS_Psat_ZW6_1.0, whole genome shotgun sequence harbors:
- the LOC127108083 gene encoding monooxygenase 1, with protein sequence MKRTVVDNEIVIVGGGICGLATALALHRKRIKSLVLEKSEELRATGAAIIVQANGWHALDQLGVGSILRQTAIQIHGGKFISLSEDESKEAPFGINGEFRCLKRTDLIKAIANCLPHETIRTGCQVLSIELDPVTKYPQLLLSNGSILQAKVVIGCDGVNSMVSNMVSLHPTKLLRFSTCVARGFTKYQNDHQFPSEFVMISRGQVQLGRIPITDKLVYWFVTRLSTSQDSIISKDPVLIRRSLLESIEDFPVHAMDMIHNCKLSSLHLTDLKYRPPWDLLLNRFNKGTTVVAGDAMHATGPFMAQGGSTSIEDAIVLARCLAEKMDNTTDAIAERNDIEEAFDKYAKERRMRIFWLSLNTFLVGKRLDTKSCIVRSIVFAMVFVLFRDPDGHSRYNCGTL encoded by the exons ATGAAGAGAACTGTTGTTGATAATGAGATTGTGATAGTTGGAGGTGGTATATGTGGTCTTGCTACAGCCCTAGCTCTTCATAG GAAGAGAATAAAAAGTTTGGTGTTAGAAAAATCAGAGGAGTTGAGAGCAACCGGGGCAGCTATAATCGTGCAAGCTAATGGATGGCATGCACTTGATCAGCTTGGTGTTGGCTCAATACTTAGACAAACTGCCATTCAAATACATGG GGGGAAATTCATATCACTTAGTGAGGATGAGTCAAAAGAAGCACCATTTGG GATTAATGGAGAATTTCGGTGCTTAAAGCGCACTGATTTGATCAAAGCCATCGCCAATTGTTTGCCACATGAAACTATACGTACCGGTTGTCAAGTACTTTCCATAGAATTAGATCCAGTAACAAAATATCCACAGCTTTTGCTTAGCAATGGAAGTATCCTTCAAGCCAAG GTTGTTATTGGATGTGATGGTGTGAATTCTATGGTTTCAAATATGGTTTCGCTACACCCGACAAAGCTCTTGCGTTTCTCTACATGTGTTGCTCGAGGCTTCACAAAGTATCAAAATGATCATCAATTTCCTAGTGAGTTTGTTATGATAAGCCGAGGTCAAGTTCAACTTGGAAGGATCCCGATTACTGACAAACTTGTTTACTGGTTTGTAACAAGGCTCAGCACTTCTCAAGATTCAATAATTTCGAAAGATCCGGTTCTTATTAGACGATCGTTATTGGAATCGATTGAGGATTTTCCGGTACACGCAATGGACATGATACACAATTGCAAGTTGAGCTCTTTGCATCTCACTGACTTGAAGTATCGTCCACCTTGGGATTTACTTCTTAACAGATTCAATAAGGGAACAACAGTGGTTGCTGGTGACGCGATGCATGCCACTGGTCCGTTCATGGCACAGGGTGGCTCGACTTCCATTGAAGATGCTATTGTTCTTGCTAGATGTCTAGCAGAGAAGATGGATAATACAACAGATGCAATAGCTGAGAGAAATGATATAGAGGAAGCATTTGATAAATATGCAAAAGAAAGGAGGATGAGAATATTTTGGCTCTCTTTGAATACTTTTCTTGTTGGAAAAAGACTTGATACAAAATCATGTATAGTTAGATCTATAGTTTTTGCAATGGTGTTTGTTCTCTTTAGAGATCCAGATGGGCATTCACGCTATAATTGTGGAACTCTATAA
- the LOC127108084 gene encoding histone H3.2-like has protein sequence MARTKQTARKSTGGKAPRKQLATKAARKSAPATGGVKKPHRFRPGTVALREIRKYQKSTELLIRKLPFQRLVREIAQDFKTDLRFQSSAVSALQEAAEAYLVGLFEDTNLCAIHAKRVTIMPKDIQLARRIRGERA, from the coding sequence ATGGCACGTACCAAGCAAACCGCTCGCAAATCCACCGGAGGCAAAGCCCCAAGGAAACAACTAGCAACCAAAGCCGCTCGGAAATCTGCTCCGGCCACCGGTGGAGTGAAGAAGCCTCACAGATTTCGTCCAGGAACTGTTGCTTTAAGAGAGATCAGGAAGTATCAGAAGAGCACAGAGCTTCTGATCAGGAAACTTCCGTTCCAAAGATTGGTTAGAGAAATTGCTCAGGATTTCAAAACAGATCTCCGATTCCAAAGCAGTGCCGTTTCTGCTCTTCAAGAAGCCGCTGAAGCCTATCTTGTTGGTTTGTTTGAAGATACCAACCTCTGTGCCATTCATGCAAAGAGAGTCACTATCATGCCTAAGGATATTCAACTCGCTCGAAGAATCAGAGGCGAGAGGGCTTAG